A genomic window from Algoriphagus sp. Y33 includes:
- a CDS encoding alpha-L-fucosidase, protein MKNTLWLVLLLALSFCTEKAAPPTPVLPVPEPRQIAWQELEYYGFLHFNMNTFSDREWGFGDEKPEMFDPSDLQPRQWAKVAAEAGMKGLIITAKHHDGFVLWPSAYTEHSIKNSPWKDGKGDLIKELAEACKEYGLKFGIYYSPWDRNHPDYGKPEYITYMRNQLTELLSNYGEIFEVWFDGANGGDGYYGGANETRKVDKLTYYQWPEVYQLVRELQPNAVMFSDGGPDVRWVGNEHGEAFETNWANLMRDSVYAGMPDYPEKYAAGQEFGTHWVPAETNVSIRPGWYYHTYEDHKVRSLPNLLDIYYNSIGRNTSLLINFPVDTRGLIHENDVDAIMKLAAKVEKDFAVNLASKATARANDERGKGYEVKNVLDEDYETYWTTSDGTEEAEIKLEFGEELSFNRLMLQEYTPLGQRVKSFVLEKEVNGSWEKIAEGTTVGYKRILRFPDVTASTVRVRFTDGKDIPLISKVGIYDAPKLIIPPTFSRNKSGEITLSSPDQGLNIYYSLDDSDPNAESQQYTNPFKVDQATTLKAISVDPVSGKISEAERIDVDIAKSNWKASQANGELAIDENPESYFESGDNNLTIDLGEELIIKGFTYMPMQGRYPKGFITNFIFEVSTNGNSWKQAASGEFSNIVNSPIEQTIRFDGVKAKFIRLRASKTADGNAATFAEVGVLTK, encoded by the coding sequence ATGAAAAATACACTTTGGCTGGTACTGTTATTAGCCCTTTCTTTTTGCACTGAAAAAGCAGCTCCACCAACCCCTGTTTTACCTGTTCCTGAGCCCCGTCAGATTGCTTGGCAGGAACTGGAATATTATGGTTTTTTGCACTTCAATATGAATACTTTCTCTGATAGAGAATGGGGATTTGGCGATGAAAAACCGGAAATGTTTGACCCCTCTGACCTTCAGCCCAGACAATGGGCAAAAGTAGCGGCAGAAGCAGGAATGAAAGGATTGATCATCACGGCCAAACATCACGATGGATTTGTGCTGTGGCCGTCTGCATATACAGAGCATTCTATCAAAAACAGTCCTTGGAAAGATGGAAAAGGCGATTTGATCAAAGAGCTTGCTGAGGCTTGCAAGGAATACGGATTGAAGTTCGGGATTTATTATTCGCCTTGGGACAGAAATCATCCGGACTATGGCAAGCCGGAATACATTACTTACATGAGAAATCAACTGACCGAATTGCTTTCCAATTATGGGGAGATTTTTGAAGTTTGGTTTGATGGCGCCAATGGTGGTGACGGCTATTATGGCGGGGCAAATGAAACCCGGAAAGTAGATAAATTGACCTATTATCAATGGCCGGAGGTTTACCAACTCGTTCGGGAATTGCAGCCGAATGCTGTGATGTTCAGTGATGGTGGCCCGGATGTACGATGGGTTGGAAATGAACACGGAGAGGCTTTTGAAACAAACTGGGCCAACCTGATGCGTGACTCTGTCTATGCAGGAATGCCTGATTATCCCGAAAAATATGCAGCCGGGCAAGAATTCGGCACGCACTGGGTGCCGGCCGAAACGAATGTTTCCATACGTCCGGGATGGTATTACCATACCTATGAAGATCACAAAGTCAGGAGTCTTCCAAACTTGCTAGACATTTATTACAACAGTATAGGAAGAAATACCTCTTTGCTGATCAACTTCCCCGTGGACACCAGAGGTCTAATTCATGAAAATGACGTGGACGCGATCATGAAACTTGCTGCTAAAGTGGAAAAGGATTTTGCTGTAAATCTGGCATCGAAAGCTACGGCAAGGGCGAATGATGAGCGGGGAAAAGGCTATGAGGTCAAAAACGTATTAGACGAAGATTATGAGACGTATTGGACCACTTCTGATGGAACAGAAGAAGCAGAGATTAAACTGGAATTTGGAGAAGAATTAAGCTTCAATCGCCTTATGCTCCAAGAATATACCCCACTTGGACAGCGGGTAAAATCCTTTGTTTTGGAAAAAGAGGTAAACGGAAGCTGGGAGAAAATTGCCGAGGGGACTACAGTGGGTTACAAAAGAATCTTAAGATTTCCTGATGTGACAGCAAGTACTGTCCGTGTTCGGTTTACGGATGGCAAGGATATTCCGTTAATCTCGAAAGTCGGGATTTATGATGCTCCAAAATTGATCATCCCTCCTACATTTTCCAGAAATAAGTCTGGAGAAATTACACTTTCCAGCCCTGACCAGGGACTTAATATTTATTATTCACTTGATGATTCTGATCCCAATGCAGAAAGTCAACAATACACTAATCCGTTCAAAGTCGATCAAGCAACAACTCTGAAGGCCATTTCAGTAGATCCCGTTTCGGGTAAGATAAGTGAAGCGGAGAGGATAGATGTGGATATTGCCAAATCCAATTGGAAGGCCAGTCAGGCAAACGGTGAACTGGCAATAGATGAAAATCCGGAGAGTTATTTTGAAAGTGGTGATAATAACCTGACTATCGATCTGGGAGAAGAACTCATTATAAAGGGCTTCACGTATATGCCTATGCAAGGAAGATATCCTAAAGGATTCATCACCAATTTCATCTTTGAGGTAAGTACAAACGGCAATTCATGGAAACAGGCTGCTTCGGGAGAATTCTCTAATATTGTGAATAGTCCAATTGAACAAACCATCCGTTTCGATGGGGTAAAAGCAAAGTTCATTCGCCTGAGAGCAAGTAAAACTGCGGACGGAAATGCGGCGACTTTCGCAGAAGTGGGTGTATTGACCAAATGA